One Plasmodium berghei ANKA genome assembly, chromosome: 13 genomic region harbors:
- a CDS encoding cytochrome b-c1 complex subunit Rieske, putative: protein MIRIRNIALISKNNIFLRTNELNKISQRYFGGTFNHNIKENERVPPASENPGYKNLFDHAEDIKLWEIEEKENISHKKVDDLSELVEPSNHPHQYEGIFVRTRYAHYNQTAEPVFPRKPDLEKGELASGANVTRTDVWHNPNEPAIISVGKFEPNNFRPAGYIENAPNPDSINSDYHPDFREYRLRSGNADRRTFMYFISASYFFIMSSIMRSTICKAVHFFWISKDLVAEGTTELDMRTVGEGEQVVIKWRGKPIFVKHRTPEDIQKAREDDKLVETMRDPQLDSDRTIRPEWLVNIGVCTHLGCIPAPGGNYNGYFCPCHGSHYDNSGRIRQGPAPANLEVPPYEFVDENTIKIG, encoded by the coding sequence ATGATAAGAATAAGGAATATCGCtttaatttcaaaaaataatatatttttaagaacaaatgaattaaataaaataagtcAAAGGTATTTTGGTGGGACATTTAATCATAATATTAAGGAAAATGAGCGAGTTCCTCCAGCTTCAGAAAATCCAGGttacaaaaatttatttgatcATGCAgaagatataaaattatgggAAATCGAAGAAAAGGAAAACATTAGTCATAAAAAAGTAGATGATTTATCTGAATTAGTTGAGCCATCAAATCATCCTCATCAATATGAAGGTATATTTGTTAGAACTCGATATGCTCATTATAATCAAACAGCTGAACCGGTTTTTCCAAGAAAACCAGATTTAGAAAAGGGTGAATTAGCTAGTGGAGCTAATGTAACAAGAACAGATGTATGGCATAACCCCAATGAACCTGCTATTATCTCTGTTGGAAAATTCGAACCCAATAATTTTAGGCCAGCTGgatatattgaaaatgcACCAAATCCTGATAGTATAAATTCCGATTATCATCCAGATTTTCGTGAATATAGATTAAGAAGTGGAAATGCAGATAGGCGAacttttatgtattttataaGTGCATCgtacttttttattatgtcaTCTATTATGAGATCAACTATATGCAAAGcagttcattttttttggatATCAAAGGATTTAGTGGCAGAAGGCACAACAGAATTAGATATGAGGACAGTGGGAGAAGGGGAACAAGTAGTAATTAAATGGAGGGGTAAACCAATTTTTGTTAAACACAGAACTCCTGAAGATATTCAAAAAGCTAGAGAAGACGATAAATTAGTCGAAACGATGAGAGATCCACAATTGGATTCAGATAGAACTATTAGGCCAGAATGGTTAGTTAATATTGGTGTATGTACACACTTAGGTTGTATACCTGCTCCAGGAGGGAATTATAATGGCTATTTTTGCCCATGCCATGGTTCTCATTATGATAATTCAGGAAGAATCCGTCAAGGGCCCGCACCCGCAAATTTAGAAGTACCGCCTTATGAATTTGTTGACGAAAACACTATTAAAATAGGATGA
- a CDS encoding Sad1/UNC domain-containing protein, putative has translation MIWWFLISINFLFFLIKSFFTPKGTIYLNDLNNTQNNAATEKYILGENYNLASLKLKVDFGSLDTGTKIIEHSNGIINIKSIQQYDYDSYMLTPCDSDIWWIYSFSDFIHIEKIGLVSLEHYASNFKVIEILGSDTYPATKWKKLGKISTNFTKSFEIFNIYDHCKNYDEDNCWVKYLKFIVLSHHNIEKNYYCTLTHLQIFASSGVDMLSDKIYSDDNINHIESDPENSDEHKKIKIQEQDNVGHLEVLYEDQFLKHIKKQIHSKEEDSKELDSKDNYYKDAINPDNFHNDKPLHNNIHNSDIRYKNSNKNAHYTNYAHYLSIEKDLFDTNLLEKELTQSKLIDTDLIKKELMDTELIEDELLNYEFIEKDIKINSFNEENIFDNITQQMQREYGENKQYIKEDTSIISNKGMKYNEKIISQGDNKKNIQRNTNKYIMHPKYYNKLLKDIQNVIILKNGKNEKGLKWTNLLRINPKYSTDLKIEPFNNINIETMKIAYHISNKIYTICNVFKNYNIAKIFKMSLITSYKHIIINFVQNNGNISFFMNREKYNYDDYTKEENANKLFPYKKYFNDKKFVSPFYHALEKVLIILYNSYFIPNKKWNAHIQNKRIDIKKNNKKKIICKKKKCTALNTLEYYQNFITVKHKHIILIKSEKIKLLNLLFFPKIVCNNDFICLYTNRQIYERLISNYNDTVTNVIRIYRMHDNVSKQKQVEKKNYETFRCEQNEGSKFVLNLFLPKKLTKKKYIVHNIINNISKYNHTNISNNKRNTLFKYILSRVKKEQNNIQKQNNFYISILNDTFLILYIIYRSNKYYIYTLNFFKNCIDFIFKWNKYKKSNILMLTINNKSLTNKYNKIILMSILNEYNILKKINKILGNNSQIGVNPNDDYSGCIMFYEIAKNVFNYDIENNIKLETFFNANKNTNVCLYADILCHIPLMNNLNNKYTTEFVTHLKDITLFEIVFQRIIAKNIIIRYGAALFGSNKYLIKTLNTCFINIWNNYLLNIQKKIKENENFKFDLSKIKTLVRKHLEADYCNFQQLSYITKKWGKNKTRHNIIKNNKINNINSILSFFYRISSRNTILHQFHMTNLFKNKHKNLGYAYTIKQNTIFHMLLSLINNRIKSLNMVNHYKNGIKKQRKNEKNKYINYEINNCIFTIMKQYESAIKTNEYLNNQNVDIHKYQPRNDQQTNINICLSVNEAGDIIQSVKCGKSYQDKNIVSREIKKDKIESNIVNINYSNTIDKKKNDNSMKILHEIKKNEESNSKLINEVYDIITEYDDRISNNYSVKLKTGKNVSLIVNKQDKIKRDIKNNHSIKKKIHREKILSYPDDLDKIIDDNINYDNYHDCLREEKIEEKSRNTRGHALLTLVDKVKMIENKNNHAITKLRDVIRITNNKTKIIYHMLSNFKVMQNTISLLLKYIMINEKNMKDLNKNKNQIHNILKILKNVCLTQFNNANSTFDSLKHICDQFKDILYDEFEKKYFFQNLNNKYTMCHDTENIIPHDKNSIHTKNSSFNLKEKSNYIFNFLYYENHCHNDTFKTPLIYYNSSVEKIQNVYLKIFDFFSKFNFWRYLIFKFKYFKNKIYNFFINTNKNVKRSNNNRPNHHSNNINQENGKNYSLSDFSDTNIYILLISMFLFVFIVNNFLCFILYKNLSNKLNAYQKCVCHTK, from the exons atgatatggTGGTTTCTAATTTCAATAaactttttgttttttcttataaaaagtttttttACTCCCAAGGGgacaatatatttgaacGATTTAAATAACACCCAAAATAATGCGGCAACAG aaaaatatatattaggaGAAAACTACAATTTAGCGAgcttaaaattaaaagttGACTTTGGGTCGCTCGATACGGGcacaaaaattatagaaCATAGTAATGGcatcataaatataaaatcgATTCAGCAATATGATTATGACAGTTATATGTTAACACCATGTGATTCGGATATATGGTGGATATACTCTTTTAGTGATTTTATTCACATCGAAAAAATTGGCTTAGTGTCGTTAGAGCATTATGCATCAAATTTTAAAGTAATTGAAATACTGGGAAGTGATACATATCCAGCTacaaaatggaaaaaattagGAAAAATTTCAACgaattttacaaaaagttttgaaatttttaatatttatgatcattgtaaaaattatgatgaaGATAATTGCTGggttaaatatttaaagtTTATTGTTTTGTCGCATcataatatagaaaaaaattattattgcaCATTGACCCACCTTCAAATTTTTGCTTCTTCTGGTGTTGATATGCTTagtgataaaatatattcagaTGACAATATTAATCATATCGAAAGCGATCCTGAAAATTCCGACGaacacaaaaaaatcaaaatacaAGAGCAAGATAATGTTGGACATTTGGAAGTTTTGTACGAAGatcaatttttaaaacatattaaaaaacaaatacaTTCAAAAGAAGAAGATTCAAAAGAATTGGATTCGAAGgacaattattataaagatGCTATAAACCCTGACAATTTTCATAACGATAAACCActtcataataatattcacAATTCTGATATTCGATATAAAAATTCGAATAAAAATGCACATTATACAAATTATGCTCATTATTTATCCATAGAAAAAGACCTTTTTGACACGAACTTATTAGAAAAAGAATTAACACAATCTAAATTAATAGACACCGacttaataaaaaaagaattaatGGATACAGAATTAATAGAAGATGAATTGCTAAACTATGAATTTATTGAAAaagatattaaaattaatagcTTTAATGAAGAAAACATATTCGATAATATAACTCAGCAAATGCAACGGGAGTATGgagaaaataaacaatatattaaagAAGACACATCGATTATTTCAAATAAGGGtatgaaatataatgaaaaaataatatctcAGGGggataacaaaaaaaatattcaaagaaacacaaataaatatataatgcatCCTAAATactataataaattattaaaagacattcaaaatgtaataattctaaaaaatggaaaaaatgaaaaaggaTTGAAATGGACCAATTTATTAAGAATAAATCCTAAATATAGCACTGATTTAAAAATCGAGCcctttaataatataaacatcGAAACCATGAAAATTGCTTATCATATttctaataaaatttataccATATGTAAcgtttttaaaaattataatatagcaaaaatttttaaaatgtcCTTAATAACTTCATacaaacatataataataaatttcgttcaaaataatggaaatatttctttttttatgaatagagaaaaatacaattatGATGATTATActaaagaagaaaatgcCAACAAACTTTTTCcgtataaaaaatatttcaatgataaaaaatttgtttcCCCTTTTTATCATGCACTTGAAAAagtattaattatattatataattcttattttattccaaacaaaaaatggaatgctcacatacaaaataaaagaatagatataaaaaaaaataacaaaaaaaaaataatttgtaaaaagaaaaaatgcaCAGCTTTAAACACGTTAGAGTATTACCAAAATTTCATTACGGTCAAACATAAACACATCATTTTGATTAAATCAGaaaagataaaattattaaatctGCTGTTCTTCCCCAAAATAGTATGCAACaatgattttatttgtttatatacaaatagacaaatatatgaaagGCTTATCAGTAATTATAATGATACAGTTACAAATGTAATAAGAATTTATAGAATGCATGATAATGTTAGTAAACAGAAACaagttgaaaaaaaaaattatgaaacGTTTCGATGTGAACAAAATGAAGGATCGAAATTTGtgttaaatttatttttacctAAAAAattgacaaaaaaaaaatatatagttcataatatcataaataatatatcaaaatataatcataCAAACATCAGCAATAACAAGAGAAATAccttatttaaatatatactgAGCAGAGttaaaaaagaacaaaataatatacaaaagcagaacaatttttatattagcATACTTAATGACAcgtttttaattttatatataatttatagatcaaacaaatattatatatatactttaaatttttttaaaaattgtatagattttatttttaaatggaataaatataaaaaatcaaatattttaatgttaacaataaataataaatctttaacgaataaatataacaaaattattcttATGAGCATTTTGAATGAGTAcaacattttaaaaaaaataaataaaatacttGGAAATAACTCACAAATAGGTGTAAATCCAAATGATGATTACAGTGGATGTATTATGTTTTATGAAATAGCAAAAAATGTTTTCAATTAtgatattgaaaataatattaaactcgaaacattttttaatgcaaataaaaataccaACGTTTGTTTATATGCAGATATATTATGTCATATACCTCTTATGAATAACctaaataacaaatatacaACTGAATTTGTTACTCATTTAAAAGACATAACACTTTTTGAAATAGTTTTCCAGAGGATAAtagcaaaaaatattataatccGATATGGTGCAGCTTTATTTGGCTCCAATAAATATCTCATAAAAACATTGAATACGTgctttataaatatatggaaTAATTACTTATTGAAtatccaaaaaaaaattaaagaaaatgaaaattttaaatttgatCTAAGCAAGATAAAAACTTTGGTGAGAAAACATCTTGAAGCAGACTATTGCAATTTCCAGCAGTTATcatatattacaaaaaaatggggaaaaaataaaacacgCCACAACAtaatcaaaaataataaaattaacaatattAATTCCATTTTAAGCTTTTTCTATCGTATCTCAAGTCGAAACACAATTCTTCATCAATTTCATATGACAAacctttttaaaaacaaacaCAAGAACCTTGGATATGCATACacaataaaacaaaataccATATTTCATATGCTTCTTTctttaataaataacagAATAAAGTCCTTGAACATGGTGAATCATTATAAAAAcggaataaaaaaacaaagaaaaaatgaaaaaaacaaatatatcaattatgaaataaacaattgtatttttacaattatgAAACAATATGAATCTgctataaaaacaaatgaatatttaaataatcaaaatgttgatatacataaatatcaGCCACGAAATGACCAGCAAactaatattaatatatgtttatcaGTTAACGAAGCGGGTGATATTATACAATCTGTTAAATGCGGGAAAAGTTATCAAgacaaaaatattgttagcagagaaataaaaaaagacaaaattGAAAGTAACATTGTAAACATAAACTACAGCAATACTATtgataagaaaaaaaatgataacagtatgaaaatattacatgaaataaaaaaaaatgaagaatcAAACAGTAAACTTATTAACGAAGTTTATGATATTATAACAGAGTATGATGATCGTATATCAAACAATTATTCtgtaaaattaaaaactgGAAAAAATGTTTCATTAATAGTTAACAAGcaagataaaataaaaagagatataaaaaataaccattcaattaaaaaaaaaatacacagagaaaaaatattaagcTATCCCGATGATCttgataaaattattgaTGATAATATCAATTACGACAATTATCATGATTGTTTAAGAGAAGAAAAAATCGAAGAAAAATCAAGAAACACAAGAGGACACGCACTACTAACATTAGTAGATAAAGTTAAAAtgattgaaaataaaaataaccaCGCTATTACAAAATTACGAGATGTTATAAGAATaactaataataaaacaaaaataatatatcatatgtTATCAAATTTTAAGGTAATGCAAAATACTATAAGccttttattaaaatatattatgataaatgaaaaaaatatgaaagatttaaataaaaataaaaatcaaatacataacattttaaaaatattaaaaaatgtttgtTTGACACAATTTAATAATGCTAATTCAACTTTTGATTCACTTAAGCACATTTGTGATCAGTttaaagatatattatatgatgaatttgaaaaaaaatatttttttcaaaatttgaataataaatatacaatgTGTCATGATacagaaaatattattccCCATGATAAAAATTCTATACATACAAAAAATTCTAGTTTTAATTTAAAGGAAAAGagcaattatatatttaattttttatattacgAAAACCATTGTCATAATGACACATTTAAAACACCACTCATTTATTACAATTCTTCTGtggaaaaaatacaaaatgtttatttaaaaatattcgaCTTTTTTAgcaaatttaatttttggagatatttaatattcaaatttaaatatttcaaaaataaaatttataatttttttataaatactaACAAAAATGTAAAGCGATCTAATAATAATCGCCCAAACCACCATTCTAATAACATTAATCAAGAAAACGGTAAAAATTATTCTCTTTCTGATTTTAGTGACacaaacatatatattttattaatctctatgtttttatttgtatttattgtaaataattttttgtgttttatattgtacaaaaatttatcaaataaattaaatgctTATCAAAAATGTGTATGCCACACCAAATAG